A stretch of the Halomonas sp. BDJS001 genome encodes the following:
- a CDS encoding TRAP transporter small permease translates to MTGHIEQPGLIRALDKVCRCLENALIFVAGSMIICAMAITFVDVVMRYIFNSPLNWFFNLITMYLLPGSYFLAFSYALRMGSHLKVDYFKSKLPLKFTSFCLLIFGLIATLMFSYIAYTYSLRAFSAWQENEIVYGVVSWVVWPSEFIIAIGSFVFSFRLLITTIVNYIVKGSDL, encoded by the coding sequence ATGACAGGTCATATTGAACAACCCGGCCTGATAAGAGCGTTGGATAAGGTTTGTAGATGCCTGGAAAATGCTCTTATTTTTGTTGCCGGATCTATGATTATTTGCGCCATGGCAATTACGTTTGTCGATGTCGTAATGCGTTATATTTTTAACTCGCCACTTAATTGGTTTTTTAATTTAATTACCATGTATCTGCTTCCTGGGTCTTATTTTTTGGCGTTTTCTTATGCGTTGAGAATGGGAAGCCACCTGAAGGTTGATTATTTCAAAAGCAAGCTGCCTTTAAAATTTACCAGCTTTTGCCTTTTGATCTTCGGCCTCATCGCCACATTGATGTTTAGCTATATTGCTTATACCTATTCTTTACGGGCATTCAGTGCCTGGCAAGAGAACGAGATCGTTTATGGCGTTGTGAGCTGGGTTGTTTGGCCTTCTGAATTTATTATCGCTATCGGCTCCTTTGTTTTCTCGTTCAGGTTGTTAATAACAACAATAGTTAACTATATTGTTAAGGGGAGCGATCTGTGA
- a CDS encoding TRAP transporter large permease has protein sequence MVIALSFFFLFFLLIIGLPVAISLAISGALGIFLTNGIDVLLGILSASPGSALTTYELLTIPMFILMSEFMGVSGITGSLFSAIAKWTDKIKGGVGIAAVVTGAAFGAISGSSTAAAATLGKISTPAMQAEGYSPKMAGSIAAISGTIAMLIPPSVALIFYGLLSGVSISDLLIAGIVPGILVTLTIAITIKILIIRNPVASNNKTYSFREKLTALKVATPFLMLFSVVTGLIYTGIATPVESSALGALGALLLALKSGNLNAEAFKNAVINTCCISAMIGLIVVCAHVFGYFITMTGITRNLVNYVGLLDVSPYLILFFLVILYLVLGLFLDLISILILTIPVVLPVVVSLGFDPIWFGVIVILLAEIGIVTPPVGMNVFVVAKVANVPVEELFSGVIPYIVMLLGLIALLIAFPQIVLWLPSTAMY, from the coding sequence ATGGTCATTGCTTTATCTTTTTTCTTTCTGTTTTTTCTTTTGATAATAGGCCTTCCGGTTGCCATCAGTCTTGCGATATCCGGTGCTTTGGGCATTTTTCTAACCAATGGGATAGATGTTCTGCTGGGGATTCTATCGGCCTCGCCAGGCTCTGCTCTGACGACCTACGAGCTGCTCACCATTCCGATGTTTATCCTCATGTCGGAATTTATGGGGGTCAGCGGCATCACCGGCTCCCTGTTTAGCGCCATTGCCAAGTGGACAGACAAGATAAAGGGGGGCGTTGGGATTGCTGCTGTTGTCACAGGTGCGGCTTTTGGTGCCATTTCTGGCTCCAGTACAGCGGCTGCAGCCACGCTTGGGAAAATCAGCACGCCCGCCATGCAGGCGGAGGGGTACTCGCCGAAAATGGCTGGCAGTATTGCCGCTATTTCGGGCACTATTGCCATGCTGATTCCTCCCAGTGTCGCACTGATTTTCTATGGGCTGCTCAGCGGGGTTAGCATCAGTGACCTTCTGATTGCTGGCATAGTGCCTGGCATATTGGTGACGCTCACTATCGCCATTACCATCAAGATTCTTATCATCCGAAATCCAGTAGCCTCTAATAATAAGACCTATAGCTTCCGCGAAAAGCTGACAGCACTGAAGGTAGCTACCCCCTTTCTGATGCTGTTCAGTGTTGTTACGGGATTAATCTACACTGGCATTGCCACACCCGTTGAGTCCTCGGCTTTGGGTGCACTAGGCGCACTTTTGCTTGCTTTGAAATCAGGCAATCTCAATGCTGAAGCATTCAAAAATGCCGTTATAAATACGTGCTGCATTTCTGCCATGATCGGCCTTATTGTTGTTTGTGCACATGTTTTCGGTTACTTCATAACCATGACCGGCATCACCCGAAACTTAGTCAACTATGTGGGGCTGCTGGATGTTTCGCCATACCTGATCTTGTTCTTTCTGGTGATCCTCTATCTGGTGCTGGGGCTGTTCCTAGACTTGATCTCTATTCTGATTCTCACCATTCCTGTGGTGCTTCCGGTTGTCGTCTCGCTCGGGTTCGATCCGATCTGGTTTGGTGTGATCGTCATTTTGTTGGCTGAGATCGGTATTGTCACACCACCGGTCGGCATGAACGTCTTTGTGGTGGCGAAAGTGGCCAATGTACCTGTCGAGGAGCTTTTCTCAGGCGTCATACCCTACATCGTCATGCTGCTTGGTTTGATCGCTTTGTTAATAGCCTTCCCACAGATTGTGCTGTGGCTACCATCAACGGCTATGTACTGA
- a CDS encoding SMP-30/gluconolactonase/LRE family protein, which yields MSRTTLQGKVLASGLAFPEGPIAMEDGSILVVEIQGGRLTRVLPDGELQTVAEVGGGPNGAALGPDGHCYICNNGGFSWRTDEGYSRPTGAASDYDGGSIQRVNLATGAVETLYTHCQDVPLHGPNDIVFDDQGGFWFTDFGKKFDDRIMLGFLYYARCDGSEIRRAAKHLLTPNGVGLSPDGRMLYVSETETSRLWRYPINAPGELGQEPWPSPNGGKLVHGLPGYQRFDSIALEESGNICVATLVDGGISVFSPQGDLLEFHEAPEGYCTNICFGGPDLQTAYITLSGYGQLLAVPWPRPGLRLAHQ from the coding sequence ATGAGCAGAACAACATTGCAGGGCAAGGTGCTAGCCAGTGGACTGGCGTTTCCTGAAGGGCCGATTGCCATGGAAGATGGCAGTATATTGGTCGTGGAGATTCAAGGAGGCCGCTTGACGCGCGTTCTACCTGACGGCGAGCTGCAGACCGTGGCTGAGGTGGGGGGTGGCCCAAATGGGGCGGCTCTTGGGCCGGATGGGCACTGTTATATCTGCAACAATGGCGGATTCAGTTGGCGTACTGATGAGGGCTACAGCCGACCTACCGGCGCTGCATCCGATTATGACGGGGGTTCGATTCAAAGGGTCAACCTTGCCACCGGCGCGGTTGAGACGCTTTATACTCACTGCCAGGACGTTCCGCTGCATGGCCCCAACGATATCGTTTTTGATGATCAGGGTGGTTTCTGGTTTACCGACTTCGGCAAGAAATTTGATGACCGCATCATGCTGGGTTTCCTCTACTATGCCCGATGTGATGGCAGCGAGATTCGCCGCGCGGCAAAGCATCTGCTGACGCCCAATGGGGTTGGTCTGTCGCCAGATGGGCGTATGTTGTACGTCTCTGAAACCGAAACCAGTCGGCTTTGGCGTTATCCGATCAATGCGCCCGGTGAGCTGGGGCAGGAGCCTTGGCCATCTCCCAATGGCGGCAAGTTGGTTCACGGCCTGCCGGGCTATCAGCGCTTTGACTCTATAGCGTTGGAAGAGAGTGGCAACATTTGTGTCGCTACCCTGGTGGATGGGGGTATCAGTGTTTTTTCTCCGCAGGGGGATTTGCTGGAGTTTCATGAAGCCCCTGAAGGGTATTGCACCAATATCTGCTTTGGTGGCCCAGACTTGCAGACGGCTTACATTACGCTGTCCGGTTATGGTCAACTGTTAGCGGTGCCTTGGCCACGCCCTGGTTTGCGTTTGGCTCATCAATAG
- a CDS encoding glutathione S-transferase family protein — MSNDIKVYRHALSGHCHRIELMLSLLGLPATFIDVDLAAGEHKASPFLDMNAFAQVPVIDDQGVILADSNAILVYLERRYGSGRWLPDDPLLQAQVQRWLSVAAGPLANSAMKARLVTVFNAPFDPEPLIADAHELFAIVDAHLAHQPFLAGDKATLAEVSLYSYIAHAPEGNVSLEPYRHIRAWLQRIEALEGFVPMAVTKIGLVS; from the coding sequence ATGTCTAATGATATCAAGGTTTACCGCCACGCTCTTTCCGGCCACTGCCACCGCATCGAGCTGATGCTTTCGCTACTTGGCTTGCCCGCCACCTTTATTGATGTGGATCTCGCCGCGGGTGAGCACAAGGCATCGCCTTTTCTTGATATGAACGCCTTCGCACAGGTGCCGGTGATCGATGACCAGGGGGTTATCCTGGCGGATTCCAATGCCATTCTGGTCTATCTGGAACGTCGCTATGGTTCTGGTCGCTGGTTACCGGACGATCCGTTGCTTCAAGCCCAGGTACAACGCTGGCTGTCCGTGGCGGCAGGGCCTTTGGCGAACTCAGCGATGAAGGCGCGATTAGTCACGGTCTTTAATGCCCCGTTCGATCCTGAACCGCTGATTGCTGATGCCCATGAGCTGTTTGCGATTGTCGATGCCCACTTGGCGCATCAGCCCTTCCTGGCAGGGGATAAAGCCACCCTGGCGGAGGTTTCGCTCTACAGCTATATCGCTCACGCTCCCGAGGGCAATGTGTCGCTGGAACCTTACCGCCATATTCGTGCCTGGCTGCAGCGCATCGAAGCGCTGGAGGGCTTTGTACCCATGGCTGTTACCAAAATAGGCCTAGTGAGCTGA
- a CDS encoding SDR family oxidoreductase translates to MDLGIAGRWAVVCAASKGLGRGCAEALAKEGVNLAINSRNAEVLEKTADALRALNPAIEVRPVVGDIGREEVREALLAACPQVDILINNNGGPPPGDFRDWSREEWIQAVDANMITPIELIKATVDRMAANGFGRVVNITSGAVKAPIDILGLSNGARSGLTGFVAGLARQPQLASHNVTINNLLPGSFDTDRLRGNFKKVAEKNQQDIEQVREQRAQGVPARRFGTAEEFGAFCAFMCSEHAGYLTGQNILLDGGAYPGTF, encoded by the coding sequence ATGGATCTTGGAATCGCAGGACGCTGGGCCGTGGTATGCGCAGCTAGCAAGGGGTTGGGGCGAGGCTGCGCCGAAGCGCTGGCCAAAGAGGGCGTCAACCTGGCCATTAATTCACGCAATGCCGAGGTACTCGAAAAGACCGCCGACGCGTTGCGGGCCCTTAATCCAGCCATCGAAGTTCGCCCTGTGGTTGGGGATATCGGGCGCGAGGAGGTACGCGAGGCGCTGCTGGCCGCCTGCCCTCAGGTCGATATTCTGATCAACAATAACGGTGGGCCACCGCCGGGTGATTTTCGTGACTGGAGTCGAGAAGAGTGGATACAGGCCGTGGATGCCAACATGATCACGCCTATTGAGCTGATCAAGGCCACGGTAGACCGTATGGCCGCCAACGGCTTTGGCCGCGTGGTCAATATTACCTCGGGCGCGGTAAAAGCCCCCATCGACATTCTTGGGCTATCCAACGGCGCGCGCAGCGGGCTAACCGGCTTCGTCGCGGGGCTTGCACGCCAGCCGCAGCTCGCCTCGCACAACGTTACGATCAATAACCTACTACCTGGCTCCTTCGATACCGACCGTCTGCGCGGCAACTTCAAGAAGGTCGCCGAGAAGAATCAGCAAGATATCGAGCAGGTACGTGAGCAGCGTGCCCAAGGGGTTCCTGCGCGGAGATTCGGCACCGCTGAGGAGTTTGGTGCCTTTTGTGCCTTTATGTGCAGCGAGCATGCAGGCTATCTAACAGGGCAGAATATCCTGCTCGATGGCGGTGCCTACCCTGGAACCTTCTAA
- a CDS encoding pyridoxamine 5'-phosphate oxidase family protein has protein sequence MENADTTSPWHAGELALQRVVGVEQQMAQIGRKVMRPFLTPQLQHFFPQLPFVAASAVDGDCWPWITLLEGAPGFVYAPDESRLDLALTPAVNDPVTALLNGGANIGLLGIELHTRRRNRVNGVLRGSAGQWQLEVVHAFGNCPQYIHDWSAMRSVQPQAGHVLTMRDATLDQLPEPVLAHIDRAITAFVGSYAHTDQGVQVDASHRGGQPGFIRRQGSDLILPDFAGNQFFNTLGNVLTSGRAALVIPDFVSGDVLHLTGEARLVDEETAGARYPGAERYWSLTPRHIVWRPGVLRWRSHAGAVAVEAEPHGPWQPLTRAERQRVQVAAVVQETAEIRSFYLQSAHQDQALAPFEAGQFITLHLPRLDGTALVRSYTLSGGSQQAGYRISIKADGEGSRYLHSALQVGTELAVSMPTGSFTAGASGSERAHWVLLGGGIGITPILSLAHELTGAGRGPVTLVQSVRDVAEAPFGAEILDLEARGLRLQRHVTRTTTALNGWMAGRVSLGQVFTDQVLSEVQLYLCGPAAFVERYHQEALELGLSTGQIHTEAFGPSALTQTYAVPTAEQAVEVSFANSSVVTHWQPGESLLETAEKAGLQPAYGCRSGSCGECACTLVQGEVTYPNGISAPEGEILLCSARPAVNSGRVEITLPNG, from the coding sequence GTGGAAAACGCCGACACTACCAGCCCGTGGCACGCGGGTGAGCTTGCCCTGCAGCGCGTGGTCGGGGTGGAGCAACAGATGGCGCAGATTGGCCGCAAGGTAATGCGTCCCTTTTTAACGCCACAATTGCAGCACTTCTTTCCTCAACTGCCCTTTGTGGCTGCGTCGGCGGTGGATGGTGACTGCTGGCCATGGATCACGCTGCTGGAGGGCGCACCAGGATTTGTTTATGCGCCGGATGAATCACGGCTTGATCTCGCTTTAACGCCGGCTGTGAATGATCCCGTTACAGCGCTGCTGAATGGCGGTGCCAACATTGGGCTATTGGGTATCGAGCTGCACACGCGCCGTCGTAACAGGGTTAACGGCGTATTGCGGGGCTCAGCAGGTCAATGGCAGCTAGAAGTCGTTCACGCCTTTGGCAATTGCCCCCAGTATATTCATGACTGGTCGGCGATGAGGTCGGTGCAGCCCCAGGCGGGCCACGTGCTAACCATGCGCGACGCGACCCTCGATCAGTTGCCAGAGCCGGTGCTGGCGCATATCGACCGGGCGATCACGGCCTTCGTGGGTAGTTACGCGCATACCGACCAGGGCGTTCAGGTGGATGCCTCTCATCGCGGTGGGCAACCGGGGTTTATTCGCCGCCAGGGATCTGATCTGATCCTGCCCGATTTTGCGGGTAACCAGTTCTTTAACACGCTGGGTAACGTGCTGACCAGTGGTCGCGCTGCCTTGGTGATACCGGATTTTGTCAGCGGAGATGTGCTACATCTGACCGGCGAAGCGCGGCTTGTGGACGAGGAGACCGCAGGGGCGCGTTATCCTGGCGCTGAACGCTACTGGAGCTTAACGCCGCGGCATATTGTTTGGCGGCCGGGGGTCTTGCGCTGGCGTAGTCATGCAGGTGCAGTGGCCGTTGAGGCGGAGCCCCATGGGCCCTGGCAGCCACTTACGCGTGCTGAACGGCAGCGTGTTCAAGTGGCCGCCGTGGTGCAGGAGACAGCCGAGATCCGCTCTTTTTATTTGCAGAGTGCCCACCAAGACCAGGCGCTGGCGCCCTTTGAAGCGGGCCAGTTTATTACGCTACACTTGCCGCGCCTGGATGGCACGGCGTTGGTACGCAGCTATACGCTTTCGGGTGGCAGCCAGCAGGCTGGCTATCGTATCAGTATTAAGGCCGACGGCGAGGGCTCGCGTTACTTGCACAGCGCGCTACAGGTGGGTACCGAACTCGCTGTGAGTATGCCAACGGGCTCATTCACAGCAGGGGCTAGCGGCTCAGAGCGTGCCCACTGGGTGCTGCTGGGAGGCGGTATCGGTATTACGCCCATATTGAGCCTGGCCCATGAATTGACTGGCGCAGGCCGTGGCCCGGTAACATTAGTGCAGAGCGTGCGCGATGTGGCTGAGGCCCCTTTCGGTGCAGAGATACTCGACCTTGAGGCGCGAGGGCTGCGTTTGCAGCGGCATGTCACCAGAACGACAACTGCCCTCAATGGATGGATGGCAGGCCGGGTTTCACTGGGGCAGGTGTTTACCGATCAGGTGCTGTCAGAAGTACAGCTGTACCTATGCGGCCCCGCCGCCTTTGTAGAGCGCTACCACCAGGAGGCGCTGGAGCTCGGACTCTCAACGGGGCAGATACACACAGAAGCGTTCGGCCCCTCGGCACTGACCCAAACATACGCAGTGCCCACCGCAGAACAAGCGGTAGAAGTTAGCTTTGCCAACTCAAGCGTGGTCACCCACTGGCAGCCGGGCGAAAGCCTGCTGGAAACCGCCGAAAAAGCGGGATTACAGCCTGCCTATGGGTGCCGCAGTGGCAGCTGTGGCGAGTGCGCCTGCACGCTGGTGCAGGGGGAGGTGACCTACCCCAATGGCATATCCGCGCCAGAGGGGGAGATTCTGCTGTGCAGCGCCCGCCCAGCGGTAAACTCGGGGAGGGTAGAGATTACGCTGCCTAACGGTTAA
- a CDS encoding LysR family transcriptional regulator: MTLSPESPLRFEALMALSAVARHGSVQAAAEASSQSAAKLHRLLRAQEQRLGVALVTSSARGSRLTAAGERLRDYVDTLIHAVTDAESSARQEHRELNGTLRLQAPQALIEPLLLPLVLRLQERHPALTVCLLSDEHPSHVGTGAPAHLRLMRGPLPASVYARPLGELRIGLFASPRYLNKAGRPDSQSSLARHALIHCSQEGVAPVWRLTEGQTLRFEPRLSISASSASLRAAIEGAGIVCCYQLEARRACAQGLLEPVAEPLWPTAHSLALTYALGIRAPASVMAFLELATPWLREWLVD, from the coding sequence ATGACGCTCTCCCCTGAATCGCCGCTGCGCTTTGAGGCTTTAATGGCGCTGTCGGCTGTTGCCAGGCACGGCAGCGTGCAAGCCGCGGCTGAAGCGAGCAGCCAGTCGGCGGCGAAGCTCCACCGTCTACTGCGCGCTCAGGAGCAGCGTCTGGGAGTCGCTTTGGTCACTTCCTCAGCCAGAGGCAGTAGGTTGACAGCGGCGGGCGAGCGATTGCGCGACTACGTCGATACGCTGATCCACGCAGTCACTGACGCCGAAAGCAGTGCACGCCAGGAGCACCGGGAGCTCAACGGCACGCTACGTTTGCAGGCGCCCCAGGCGTTGATTGAGCCACTGTTGCTGCCGTTAGTTCTGAGGCTGCAAGAGCGGCACCCTGCATTAACGGTCTGCCTGCTGAGCGATGAGCACCCAAGTCATGTGGGAACTGGAGCACCGGCGCACCTACGACTGATGCGCGGGCCGCTGCCTGCTTCTGTGTACGCCAGGCCCCTGGGTGAATTACGCATTGGCTTGTTTGCTAGCCCCCGCTATTTGAATAAGGCAGGACGACCGGATAGCCAGAGTAGTCTGGCCCGCCATGCGCTTATTCACTGCTCACAGGAAGGAGTGGCCCCCGTGTGGCGGCTGACCGAAGGCCAAACTCTACGCTTTGAACCCAGGCTTAGCATTAGTGCATCTAGTGCCTCGCTGCGGGCAGCCATTGAGGGCGCTGGTATCGTGTGCTGCTATCAGCTAGAGGCGCGCCGCGCCTGTGCCCAGGGGCTGCTCGAACCCGTCGCTGAACCACTCTGGCCAACGGCGCACTCCTTGGCGTTAACCTACGCCCTTGGCATTCGGGCACCCGCCAGCGTTATGGCGTTTTTGGAGCTAGCGACCCCTTGGTTGCGGGAGTGGTTGGTCGACTGA
- the dctP gene encoding TRAP transporter substrate-binding protein DctP, which produces MNNYKKHLPLLLTGVLTCGSVSAAEVEPVTLKFAEWLPTTSFAIEHGANPFMEKVAELSDGQIQFDFYPAEQLGRGSESLTLLQTGVADIANVSPAYIPEKFPLSGVVELPEIVRNSCSAADSFYEMAQPGGAIYEAEFKRHHIRPLWVGNMGRYRILTNNSNISSLDDLKGLRMRTAGGPMTLTADALGSSPVTMQASDVLTSLSRGTLDGVYYPLRGILDYGLAPALDQLIPNFSVASFGLTYSISDRVWNRLSPEQQDILVEAGRYAMQTYCDYVDNSEPDIIRTLEEEYGITQMPLSDSDLEQAHANLEGVYDRWAAPLQARGLPTQEVIEGMQ; this is translated from the coding sequence ATGAATAACTATAAAAAGCACCTTCCACTGCTATTGACGGGGGTTTTGACATGCGGTTCAGTCTCCGCGGCAGAGGTTGAACCCGTGACGCTGAAGTTTGCCGAATGGCTTCCCACTACTTCTTTTGCCATAGAGCATGGGGCCAACCCATTCATGGAAAAGGTGGCGGAGCTCTCCGACGGGCAGATACAGTTCGACTTTTATCCGGCAGAACAGCTTGGGCGTGGTTCTGAATCTCTGACCTTGTTGCAGACAGGTGTGGCGGATATTGCCAACGTATCTCCGGCTTATATACCGGAGAAGTTTCCTCTGTCTGGCGTTGTTGAACTACCGGAAATCGTCAGAAACTCCTGTAGCGCGGCGGATAGCTTCTATGAGATGGCCCAGCCAGGCGGGGCTATTTATGAAGCGGAGTTCAAGCGGCATCACATCCGCCCTCTGTGGGTGGGCAATATGGGGCGCTATCGCATACTGACCAACAATAGCAATATTTCGTCGCTCGATGACTTAAAGGGTCTGCGCATGCGTACTGCCGGTGGGCCTATGACACTCACCGCTGATGCTCTGGGGTCAAGCCCTGTCACCATGCAAGCTTCAGACGTACTTACATCGCTCTCTCGCGGTACGCTGGATGGCGTCTATTACCCACTTCGAGGCATCCTGGACTATGGCCTTGCCCCAGCACTGGATCAATTGATTCCGAACTTCTCCGTTGCCAGCTTCGGTCTCACCTACTCGATTAGTGATCGAGTGTGGAACCGCCTGTCACCGGAGCAGCAGGATATTCTGGTAGAGGCAGGCAGGTACGCTATGCAAACCTACTGTGATTATGTGGATAACTCTGAACCGGACATCATCCGTACGCTTGAGGAGGAGTACGGTATTACCCAAATGCCCCTATCGGATAGCGATCTTGAACAAGCACACGCCAACCTTGAAGGCGTCTATGACCGCTGGGCAGCACCCCTGCAAGCGCGCGGCCTGCCAACGCAAGAGGTGATCGAAGGCATGCAGTAA